The genome window GACAGAGTAACTTCCCTCGGGGACTTGGAAGTAGAGCGGATCATATCCCCAATTATAATTTTGTGTTGGATTAAGCTCATCGACACGTGCATAATCGTTGATTGGCAATAATTGAACATGGGTGCAGCCTAGCTCCTTAATATAAGAAAGGGCTGTAGAGTAGCCATTTTTTGTCGTTGTTCCTATTTCAGCTAGACCTAAAAACTTTCCATTATTTATTACATTACTATCAGGATGAATTGTTGCATCACGGACATGTAACTCATAAATAATCGCATCTTGCAGGCTAGTTGGTTTTGGTCTAAATTGATTGTTCTCATCTACTTGCTTCAATTTGGAAAAGTCAACGACGATTCCTTTTTCACTATTTGGTAACATTGCTTTCGCGTATGGATCGTTAACAAGTATCGTCTTTCCGTTTATGTTGACCTCATACTCATAGGTTGCCCCATGCCAGTTTCCAGAAACGGTTGCATTCCATACACCGCGATTCTGACGTTGTAGTTCATAACATTGCTCATCTAATCGCACCTTTACATGAATAGCAGTAGGAGCCCAGACGGCGAAGGTTGTCGCTGATTCCTTGCAATGTGCACCAAGGATTGCATCAACTGCTGAATAATTATTATCAAACCATTTTGTGCGTACGATTGCACCAGCAAAGATAGGAATATGTTGCTCTCCCCACTGAAGGATGAGCGTCTCACCAATCGGAAGGTCCTCGTAAAACTGGATTATGATCGTTGTATCGTCTCTTTGATTTTCAATATAGGTTTGAAAATACTTCTCCTTATTTTCCCAATAAATAATTGGCTCCATATGAAGATTTGGTACTGAAAATCGGTCTTTAAAGATGACGGTCAGTCTTCGGACATCATCAATCCAAGCGATTGTGGTATTCACGGAAGCAACTCCTTTATCAAACTTACCATTTTAGTATATGTTTCCTATTCCAGAAAAGGAATAAAATTTATGTATGCATTAGCAGAGGATAACCAGTTTAGGCGGTTTGTAAACATAAGTTAATAGTTAACGAGTAGATTCGATAAAAAACGACAACAACACTTGATATTATAAGTTTTATGTCGAACGAATTTTCCGACAAGTGGGTTGAAGTAGCAAATAATTCAAACTATAATTAAAAATAATTATAATATTGGAATTCTGCATCGTTTTAATAAGTGCAGCTAGGTTCATATGAGGGGGAGCATATTGTACTTCAACATTTCAGAGCAAGACATCTATCTATTTCATCAAGGCACAAATTATCGTAGTCACAAAATATTGGGTTGCCACCAAATTGAATGGGAAGGTATTCAAGGTCATCGGTTTGCGGTTTGGGCACCGAATGCGGATAGTGTTCGTGTTGTAGGAGATTTTAATCATTGGGATGGAAATAGTCATGTCCTAAGGAGAGTTACGAATGAGGGGCTATGGGTTGGTTTTTTTGAAGATATCCCAGTAGGTTCCGCTTATAAATATAAATTAACTTCTTCTAATGAACAGCTCCCTTTAAAGGCAGATCCTTATGCTATTCAATCGGAGCTGCGACCAGCAACAGCGTCACTTACAACTGCTAATTCAACCTATGATTGGCATGATGAAGAATGGCAAGAAAGCAGAAAAGTGTACAATCCACATCAATCGCCAATCACCATTTATGAAGTACATTTAGGTTCATGGAAGAAGAAAGAATCGGGTGAATACTATACATATCAGGAGCTTGCGGATGAGTTACTCCCATACGTGAAATCACTGGGATTTACTCATATTGAACTGCTTCCATTATCTGAGCACCCATTTGACTTATCGTGGGGCTATCAGACAACCGGTTATTTTTCCGTTACATCAAGGTATGGAACTCCTGATGAATTTAAATATTTTGTTGATATGTGCCACAGGCATGATATCGGAGTCATTATGGACTGGGTTCCGGGGCATTTTTGTAAAGACGATTTTGCATTAAGGAGATTTGATGGGCGGCCCTTGTACGAATATGCCGATCCGAAAAAATCAGAGAAAAAAGCTTGGGGAACATTAACCTTTGACTTTGGTCGTCCTGAAGTACAAAGCTTCTTAATATCCAACGCACTTTTCTGGCTTGAGGAATACCATATTGATGGCATCAGGGTTGATGCTGTCGCAAGTATGCTGCATCTTAACTTTGACAGACCAGATGGCGAGGAGAAAATCTATAACTCATTTGGTGGGGAAGAGAATCTTGAAGCATACGCATTTATTCGCAAACTAAATGAAGTGGTTTTTTCTTACAAGCCAAGTACGTTAATGATGGCTGAAGATAGTTCTGATCTTCCTCTTGTAACTGCCCCGACCTATTCTGGTGGTCTCGGTTTTAATTTTAAGTGGAATATGGGTTGGATGAATGACATGCTGAAATACATGAAGAAAGAACCCGTACACCGTAAGTGGCATCACAATCTGCTTACATTCTCTTTTATGTATACTCACTCAGAAAATTTCTTATTACCATTATCACATGATGAGGTCGTTCATGGTAAAAAATCCCTATTGGATAAAATGCCTGGTGATCAGTGGCAGCAGTTTGCCAATCTAAGATTGCTGTATGGGTATATGATGGCGCACCCAGGTAAGAAGCTTTTATTTATGGGGGGTGAGCTTGGCCAATATGCAGAATGGAAGGATAAAGAACAATTAGACTGGCATTTATTAAACTATCCATTACATCACGGGATCTATACGTATGTAAAAGCCTTAAATCGTTTCTATCAGAAGCATCCGCAATTATTCGAGTATGATCATAATCCTCGAGGCTTTGAATGGGTTGACCCACATAATATTGATCAAAGTATTGTTGCCTTTAGAAGAAAGGGTAAGCAATCAGATGATGATCTAGTTATTATATGTAATTTTACACCTGTAACATATTATGATTATAAAGTTGGAGTTCCAGTTCCAGGGAAATATCGGGAAATTTTTAACTCAGATCAATCTGAATATGGTGGTTCAGGGGTGACTAGTGAAGTAGAACATTTTAGCTTTCCAGAAAAATGGCATGGATTGCCACAGCACATCAAGATTAAAGTTCCGCCTTTGGCTATTTCTGTTTTTCATCAAGCTAAAGTGGAGGATCCACCCACTTAATGTTAGTTAATGAATTAGTCATTTATGTGAGATGGTCTTAATCATATATGTTTTGTTAAAGCTCATTATCTCTCGTGCTATGCGGGATAAATCAATTTTTGAAGGAGGACATAGATTTGGAAGAGATTATCGGGATGTTGTTAGCTGGAGGAGAAGGAAAACGATTAGGTGCATTAACGAATAATATTGCAAAGCCAGCTGTACCATTTGGTGGAAAATATCGGATTATCGATTTTACATTGAGCAATTGTACAAATTCTAACATTCAAACGCTAGGAGTATTAACACAATATTCACCTCTTGAACTGAATCGGCATATTGGTAACGGAAAACCTTGGGATATGAACCGTGGGACTGGTGGCGTGTCCGTACTTTCACCGTATACCGCTAAGAACGGTGGGGACTGGTACTCTGGAACCGCTGATGCAATCTATCAAAATATCCATTTCATAAATCAACATAATCCCGAGTATGTCCTTGTTATTTCTGGTGATCATATTTATCAAATGGATTACCAACGACTGCTGGAACAGCATAAAGCGAATAATGCAGATGCAACAATATCTGTAATCGAAGTTCCTTGGGAGGAAGCATCACGATTTGGCATTCTGAATACGACGGAAAGTTTGCGAATCTATGAATTTGATGAAAAACCATTAAATCCAAAAAGTAATCTAGCTTCAATGGGAATCTATATCTTTACTTGGGAAACATTGAAAGCATATTTAATAAAAGATGCACAGAAGAAGTCATCCAGCCATGATTTTGGAAAGGATATTATTCCTGCAATGTTAGATAATGACCTGCGTCTTTACGCTTATCAATTCGATGGCTATTGGAAAGATGTCGGAACAATTCAAAGCTACTGGGAAGCAAATATGGACTTGTTGGATGAGGATTGGGGACAAGCATTAAACAATAAAAACTGGAAAATATATACCAATGACTCTAACTTCCCACCGCAATTTATCGGTGAAGGTGCAGTAGTTCATCATTCGCTCGTTAATTCTGGATGCTTTGTCTATGGAACGATTGAAAGCTCGGTGCTATTTAAGAATGTAGTAGTGGAACGCGGCTGTGTAATTAATCAATCGATCTTGCATCAAGGAGTGAAAATAGGGAAAAATACCACGCTAGAACGTGTCATTGTTATGGAAAATACAGAAATACCTGAAGGAACAAGTATTCGAATTAGTGAAAAAGAAGAGCCGCTTGTAATCAATCAAGAAATTTTATCAGGGATGTTGACACTATCTGGGGAGGAAATTTAATGGACACAATGATGGGTTTAATAAACTTGGAGCATGAACACCATATTTTTAATGAATTAACTTATTTCCGCAATGGTTCCTCCATCCCTTTTGGCGGGAGATATCGCATGATTGATTTTGCACTTTCAAATATGGTAAATTCTGGTGTGCAGGAGGTTGCAATTTTTGCCCGTTCAAAATTTCGCTCCTTGCTTGACCATCTTGGAACAGGTGAAAATTGGAGTTTAGATCGGAGAAATGGCGGATTATATATCCTGCCTCCTGACTGGAATGACCCAACGGATATGTCTAGAGGGGACTTGCAATTCTTTCATAATAATCGTGATTATTTTCGCCGGGGTAAATCATCTTATGTATTAATTAGTGGAAGTCAGTTTATTTCTAATACCGATTATCATGATGCTTTCAAGTTTCATCTCGATCGAAAAGCAGATGTGACACTGATTTCAACGAAAATCGAAGAGCTGCAACCGGAGCATAATTCGTATTTTCGAATTGAATCAGACGATATTGGTTGGGTGAAAAATATTACGAATGACCGGAAGAACCCGACACTCTTTACAGGAGTTTATATTATAAATAAAGAATTATTAATGGAGATAGTGGATGATTGTATTGCGTATAACAATAATCACTTTTTTGTTCATGGGATTAAAGAACGTCTCGCAGATTTGAAAGTTCAAACATATCGGCATCGGGGATACAGTGCATTTGTTAACACGATTGAAAGCTATTATCGCCAAAATATGAAACTATTAGCAGAGGAAAACTATCGAGAACTATTTTATCAGCCAACCTTCATAAGAACAAAAATATCAACAAGTCCACCAGTGAAATATCGTAAAGATTCGGTTGTGAAAAATTCAATTCTGGCGAATGGATGTACGATTGCTGGGGAGGTAGAAGATAGTATTTTATTTAGGGGAGTTTCTGTGAAAAAGGGGACAACGATTAAGAATTCTATCATTATGCAGCGCTGTACAATTGATGAAGGGGTATATTTGGAAAATGTGATTTTGGATAAGGATGTTCATGTAACAGAAGGACAGCGGATTATCGGCTCGAAAGATAAGCCATATGTTGTTGCGAAAAGACAAACGGTTTAATCGTTATACCGAAGAAAGGGGAGATATTATAAATGGAAAACGTATTATTTGTTGCATCAGAATGTGTGCCTTTTATTAAAACGGGGGGACTTGCAGATGTCGTTGGTTCTCTGCCACAGGCATTGAAGCAGAATGAACAAATAGAAACACGTGTCATTTTACCACTTTATGACGAAATAGCGGACGAATGGAGAAGCAAAATGGAATATCTCACCTCCTTCGATGTCAAACTTGGGTGGCGTAATCAAGAAGTGAGCATATTTACATTAACCCATGATCAAATCATCTATTACTTTATCGCCAATGACTATTATTTCACGAGGAAGGGTATCTATGGATATTATGATGATGGAGAACGGTTTGTATTCTTTGGTCAAGCGGTTATTGAAGCGTTGGCACACCTTGATTTTAAACCAGATATTCTTCATGCACATGATTGGCAGGCTGGTATTGCTGTAGCACTTGCCAATATTCTTAAGCCAATTGATGGAATGAAAACTGTTTTCACGATCCATAATATTAAATATCAAGGCTTAATGCCAATTGATACTTTTCCCGATTTTTTTGAACTAGAACGAGAGCATATCGGCGGTATGGAATGGGACGGAATGTTGAACTGTTTGAAAAGTGCATTGTTTCATGCTGATAAAATTACAACTGTAAGTCCGACATACGCAGAAGAGATTAAGAACCCATATTATGGGGAAGGCTTAGATCCAATGCTAATTGAAAGGGAACAGGATTTAGTAGGTATTCTAAATGGAATTGACACAAGGGAATATAATCCATTGACAGATCCAAATCTTAGTGTAAATTATCGCTCTGCCCGAGCGAAGAAAATCGAGAATCGTATTATTCTCCAAAAGAAGCTCGGACTTCCTATTGAAGGGAATATGCCATTATACATTATTATAACAAGACTAGTAGAACAAAAGGGTCTGCATCTCGTGCAGACTATATTAGAGGAATTCATTCAAGAGGATGTTCAATTTATTATACTAGGTACCGGTGAGCCGGAATTTGAACATTATTTCTCTGATCTTGCAAATCGCTATCCTAATAAAGTATCCGCACTTATTACCTTTAATGAAGGACTAGCAAGGCAATTATATGCGAGTGCAGACTTCTTTGTGATGCCGTCTAAATTCGAACCATGCGGGTTAGCACAGCTTATCGCCTTACAATATAAAACCGTGCCAATCGTTCGGGAAACCGGTGGACTTAAGGATACTGTTATTCCATATAACGAACTAACTGGTGAAGGAAATGGTTTTAGTTTTGCAAACTATAATGCACATGAACTGTTACGAGTTCTACGTTATTCCTTAGCAATATATCATTATCAAACTGAATGGCAGCAATTGCTCCGAAATGTGAATAAGAGCCAGTTTAGCTGGAAGGATTCCGCTCATGATTATAGCAATCTGTACGAACAATTAGTCCCAACACCAATCTATCGATAGGGAGAGATGATTTCTTTGTTACAGTTAACGGCAAGTGATCTGAAGGAACAAATAATAAACAAGCTAATGATCGATAGAGGAATCGAAGTGTCAGAGGCTACCGGTAAAGATGTTTATTACGCCCTTACGTCTGTTGTCAATGAGAAAATAAGACCACAATGGTTTCAAACAGATAAGAAATATAAGAATGAAAATAATAAACAAGTATATTATTTATCGATGGAATTCTTAATTGGCAGGTTACTGGAGAGTAATCTACTGAATTGTGGGATGCTGGAAATTGCCAATGAGGTGTTGGAGGAGCTAGGGTTCAATCCGACGGACATTTATGCTGAAGAGCATGATGCCGGTTTAGGAAATGGTGGTTTGGGCCGCTTGGCAGCCTGCTTTCTAGATTCACTTGCATCGTTAAACTATCCTGGTCATGGCTACGGAATCCGCTATCGCTATGGCTTATTTGAACAGCGTATTATCCATGGTAACCAGGTCGAATTACCAGATTATTGGTTGAAGGATCCCTATCCATGGGAAACAAGAAATGAGGAAGAAGCGGTTGTTATTCAGTTTCATGGTGATGTACATATGTTTAAACGGAATGATGGTACATTAGAATTTAAATACGAGAATACAGATAAAGTGATGGCAGTTCCCTATGATATTCCTATTCTCGGCTATGAGAATGGGGTAGTAAATACGCTTCGTTTATGGAGTGCGGAAGCTGTCTTTCAGGATAATGAAAAGTCATTTGGAGAGAATAACGAATTTTATCGTGACCTAGATCATCAGCATTCGATTGAGCAAATCTCTGGGTTTCTTTATCCAGATGATTCCAGTCATGAGGGAAGGGAATTACGGCTAAAGCAGCAATATTTCCTCGTCTCCTCAAGTATCCAGAATATCATTAAGTACTATAAAAAGACGAACAGAAAATCATTAAGTCATCTACCTGAAAAGGTAGTAGTACAAATAAATGATACCCATCCAAGTCTTGCAATTCCAGAGATGATGCGGATTTTGATGGATGAGGAGCGATTTAGTTGGGATGCAGCATGGAAAGTTACGACAAATGTATTTGCCTATACAAACCATACGACACTGAGTGAGGCGTTAGAGACTTGGCCCAAAGACATGATTCAAAACCTATTGCCTCGTATTTACATGATTATTAATGAAATTAATGAACGGTTCTGTAAAGATATTTGGCTCCATCATGAAGAATTACAGCAAAAGGTCCATGAGATGGCCATTATTGCGGATGATCGAGTACATATGGCTAGACTTGCAATTGTTGGCAGCTTTAGCGTAAATGGGGTTGCGCGTATTCATACAGAGATACTAAAGAAGCAAGAAATGAAGACCTTCTATTCACTTTTTCCTGAGCGATTCAATAATAAGACCAATGGAATTACCCATCGTCGCTGGCTGCTCCAAGCGAACCCTGAGCTAGCTAAATTGATTACAGATGTAATTGGACCACAATGGGTCAAACGCCCAAAACAGTTAATAAGCTTATTAAAATACTCAAATGATAGGTCGTTACTCGAGAAATTCGATCAGGTGAAGCATGAGAATAAGAATACACTTGCAAATTATATTTATCACCAGACAGGAATATTAATTGACAATCAGTCTATTTTTGATGTACAAATAAAACGACTGCATGAGTACAAACGCCAGCTTCTCAATATATTCCATGTTATTTATTTATATAACGAGCTGAAGGAGAATCCAAATCAGGATTTAACTCCAAGAACGTTTATATTTGGTGCAAAGGCTGCACCGAGCTATCATATGGCAAAGGAAGTAATTAAACTCATTAATACCGTTGCTTCCATTGTAAATTATGACAAGGATATTCAAGGGAAACTAAAAGTTATTTTTCTAGAAAATTATAATGTTAGTCTTGCAGAGAAGATTATTCCAGCAGCAGATATTAGTGAACAAATCTCAACTGCTAGTAAAGAGGCTTCTGGTACCGGGAATATGAAGATGATGATGAATGGTGCATTGACCCTTGGTACACTTGATGGAGCAAACATTGAAATTAATGACCTAGTCGGAAATCAAAACATGTTTATCTTTGGATTAACATCGGAACAAGTGTTACATTATTATCAAAATGGTGGATATAACGCTCAAGATATTTATAACACGGATGACCGGATTAGAAGAATATTGGATCAATTAAATCAAGGCGAATTCGGCATCCATGATATTGAATTTAAGGATATTTACTATAATATCCTCTATCATAATGATCCGTACTTTGTACTGAAAGACTTTGAACCTTATTTGGAAGCACATGAGCTTGCAGAACGTGCATATCGCGACCGGTCCACCTGGCTCAATATGAGTGTTACTAACATTGCTTATTCCGGCAAATTCTCGAGTGACCAGACGATTCAGGAATATGCTACAGATATTTGGAAGATTAAGCGTGGATAAGTGATTATAAACAATCTGTATGATGATAATGGAAAAGAATATGTGAAGACCATACCTATCTGTAAAAAGTGGGAATGGTCTTTTTTTGATAGCAATATATTTCTTTTTCAAATCTAAAACGATGCTTGTACTTTTCTATCATCTAAAGTATGGTTTATATTGGAAAATACAATAGTCTAGAACCTTTGACTTCATGAGTATAGTCAGCTGCTTTGGATATTTTCTCGAAGATTGTCGGAAAAACATTTGTAATATATTGCATTATACTGAAAAAGATAGTATGATAACAAATATTACACTTAATCAGATGGAATTATCTGAATAAAATAACAATTGGAATACGTCATAGAACGATACCAACTAGGGGGAACATAAAATGAAGGACAAGCAGATATCAGTTGGTGCATATTTAGCAATTGGATTTATGCTATTTGCATTATTTTTCGGAGCAGGAAATTTAATCTTCCCTGCACAGTTGGGGCAATATGCTGGGACCAATCTTTTACCAGCAATAATCGGATTTCTGATTACTGGAGTAGGACTTCCATTACTTGGAATCTTGGCAATGGGCTTTTCAGGCAGTAATAATTTACAAGACCTTGCAAGTAGAGTTCATCCAATTTATGGAATACTCTTTACATCATTGCTTTACTTAACGATTGGATCATTCTTTGCAACACCGCGTACCGGGACAGTTGCGTATGATATAGGTATTTCATCCTTTGTTGGTGAGGGTTTTCAAGTTGAAGCATTAATGATATTTAGTTTCCTCTTCTTTTTGGTTACGGCTTTATTTTCAATGTATCCAGCGAAGATAGTGGATAATGTTGGGAAAATATTAGCACCTGCACTTGTAGTATTACTTGTTTTTCTTTTGATTACAGCTTTGGTTAAACCAATGGGGGCAATCCAGCCACCAGGAGAAGGATATGTAAGTGGTGCATTTGCAAAAGGGTTTCTTGAAGGATATAACACGATGGATGCAATTGCATCACTAGTATTTGGTATTATTGTCATCAATATTGTAAAATCAATGGGAGTTACATCTAGATCAGGTATACTACGTGCAACTTCGAAGTCAGGCATTATTGCAATTTCATTATTAGCACTTATTTATGTAGGAATCGGATATTTAGGAGCGACAAGCACAAGTGTATTAGGTTTCTTTGACAATGGTGGACCAGTTCTTAGCGGCGCGGCAGACTATTACTTTGGATCTATTGGTTTGATACTGCTGGCAATTGTGATCATCCTTGCTTGTTTGACAACTGCTATTGGATTAATCACTGCAAATGCAGAATACTTCCACACATTACTGCCTAAAGTTAGCTATAAAGCTTTTGTAATTTTCTTTTCTGCGTTTTCATTTGTTATTGCAAACTTTGGATTAACAAATATTATTACCTATTCACTTCCTATGCTAATGTTCTTGTATCCTCTAGCGATTGTGCTGATGATACTAACGTTCGTTTCACCATTGTTCCAGCATAAGCGCTTTGTCTATGTTGCAACAACAATTGTCACATTTTTCGTAAGTATCATCGATGGGTTGAAGCAGTTATGTTTATCTCTTAAAATAGACTACTTTAACTGGCTAAGCCCTATTATTGATTTTTATGAAACATACCTGCCGTTGTATAAACAGGGACTTGGATGGTTACTGCCGGCACTTATTGTAATTGCCATCACAGGTATTATCGCTCGTATACAGCATTCAACTGCAACACAAGAAGCATAAGTACAAAAAATCCGGAACCCATACTAGGGATCCGGTTTTTTTATGTAAGATATAATATATTAGTGGTTTTCCTTAAATATCACTAATTGCCGTTTTCAAAAGCCCCGATGGTTCGTAGCCAATTTTCCTTCATGATTGATGAAATATTAACCTTGTCACCTTGCTTTAAGAGTGAAATTATCGTTTCATGGTCATCAATTGATTGTTCGGTTAGTGTAATGGAATTATGATAAAACAATCGTCTAACATGAGCCTGGAGTGATTCGATAACTTTAGTAATATATGGATTATTAGCTGCAGAAACAATAATATGATGAAAATCCTCGTCTAGTTTTAAGGCAGCATAAAAATTTTTCGAGCGGATTGCGCTCGCAAATCGATCATTCGTACTTTCAAGCAATTTGATAGTCTCACTGGTTATATTGGGGATTGCTAATTCCGCTGAAAGTGCTTGCAAGGCAGCTAGAGGGGGCAGGAGATCTTTGATTGCTTCTCTATCTACTTCAGTTACCTGTGTTGCTTTACCTGGATACATTTTTACAAATCCTTGAACTTCCAGGAGCTGTAGTGATTCGCGAATTGGCGTTCTACTCACGCTAAGAGCTTGCGCAAGCTCGGTATCATTTAATTTTTCACCTGGAAGCAGTGTTCCGTCAATAATCCATTGCTGTAACTGTTTAAATGCATTCTCCTTGGCAGATTGCCTAATGGGTTTTGCATGGTTAGTTGGTATAGGCATGGACATCCCCCTTATGATATATCTATAAAAACAGTATACCGTAAAAACGCTTAAATTGGAATATGCAATATATCGCTAAGAAGTAAACTTATGAGAGCAATTGCTCTCTGGCCGGTCGCTCCTAAAATACACTTCGCGCACTTTAGGGGGGCTGGTGAGCCTTCTTGTGCTTTCCCACTTCGAAGTCTCACCTAGGCCCTTCCTCCTGCAGGACAAGGAAGGTTTCGGCAGCATTACATCGCATGAAGAAAATTGAACTTTATTTTCGAGGAGTCTTCGTGTATTTTCTCCGCTGGGGTGTTGCGAATTATTATTTACGATTTATAGCTCTCACTATATTAGATAAGATGGTATTACCTTTCAAATGGCCGTTGATTGTAGCGGAGGCCAGGAGACTCCTGCGGGAATAGCAACGACAGAAGATTCATCGGTAGTGATTTTCTTTCAATGGGACAGGCCGCGGCACCGACGGACAACAACTGTCCGCAACGAGAAATCAACATTGCAGTAGTTCGCAGTTTACAACTCTTCATTACCTAGAAAGAAGAGAAAATCACTTAGAAAATGGTAATAGAAAAAAACGCAGACAAGATAGTTTGATACTATCTCATCTGCTAAAATAGACGATCAGTCCAATTGATGATTCGTGGGAATTCATCGAGATGGCGATTATAGGATTGATCTTTTAAGTATAATTTTGTCTTATTATCTTTAAGTGTATGAAGTATTGTTGGCTTATCATCCACATAATAGTCAAGCTGCAATTTACGGATGATATGAACCTTTTCATGATCCTGCATTCCGTAGAAGAAGCGATCATGATGAACTGGAAATCCTCGTTCTGTTAACCACTGTTTGGTTCGCTCACCATGTTCCTTTGGGCGAGCTGTAACATAGTATATTTCATCACCGCGTTCTTCTAGGCGCTGTAATGTTTCTAGTGCACCAGGGAAAATTGGGCAGTCGGTATAATAAATTTCTTCGAGAGAAAGGTTCCACATCGACTTACCCTGTTCATCAGTTAAACCAAATGGCTCGTGGATTTCGACTCTTTCAATCGCATGAAAAACATCGATTGCGAGATTATTATTTAATTTTTTTTTGTAGATATGGAAGGCATGTTCTCTTAGGTTGATTAATGTGTCGTCAATATCGAAGCCGAATCTCATTTCATGTCATCCTTGTAAATTGGATAGCCTGTGAATTTAAAGTCCGGTCCGATTGGTGAAATAGTAATATCGGTTAGTTCTACTGCATCCTTCATCTTATCAATTCCAGTCCCTTCAAGGAAAGAGGGGGCTTCACTTCCGCCAATAAGCTTCGGTGCTACATAGAGAACGACTTTATCAATTAATTTA of Oceanobacillus zhaokaii contains these proteins:
- a CDS encoding GntR family transcriptional regulator, whose protein sequence is MPIPTNHAKPIRQSAKENAFKQLQQWIIDGTLLPGEKLNDTELAQALSVSRTPIRESLQLLEVQGFVKMYPGKATQVTEVDREAIKDLLPPLAALQALSAELAIPNITSETIKLLESTNDRFASAIRSKNFYAALKLDEDFHHIIVSAANNPYITKVIESLQAHVRRLFYHNSITLTEQSIDDHETIISLLKQGDKVNISSIMKENWLRTIGAFENGN
- a CDS encoding 5' nucleotidase, NT5C type, whose amino-acid sequence is MRFGFDIDDTLINLREHAFHIYKKKLNNNLAIDVFHAIERVEIHEPFGLTDEQGKSMWNLSLEEIYYTDCPIFPGALETLQRLEERGDEIYYVTARPKEHGERTKQWLTERGFPVHHDRFFYGMQDHEKVHIIRKLQLDYYVDDKPTILHTLKDNKTKLYLKDQSYNRHLDEFPRIINWTDRLF
- the brnQ gene encoding branched-chain amino acid transport system II carrier protein, whose translation is MKDKQISVGAYLAIGFMLFALFFGAGNLIFPAQLGQYAGTNLLPAIIGFLITGVGLPLLGILAMGFSGSNNLQDLASRVHPIYGILFTSLLYLTIGSFFATPRTGTVAYDIGISSFVGEGFQVEALMIFSFLFFLVTALFSMYPAKIVDNVGKILAPALVVLLVFLLITALVKPMGAIQPPGEGYVSGAFAKGFLEGYNTMDAIASLVFGIIVINIVKSMGVTSRSGILRATSKSGIIAISLLALIYVGIGYLGATSTSVLGFFDNGGPVLSGAADYYFGSIGLILLAIVIILACLTTAIGLITANAEYFHTLLPKVSYKAFVIFFSAFSFVIANFGLTNIITYSLPMLMFLYPLAIVLMILTFVSPLFQHKRFVYVATTIVTFFVSIIDGLKQLCLSLKIDYFNWLSPIIDFYETYLPLYKQGLGWLLPALIVIAITGIIARIQHSTATQEA
- a CDS encoding glycogen/starch/alpha-glucan phosphorylase; the protein is MLQLTASDLKEQIINKLMIDRGIEVSEATGKDVYYALTSVVNEKIRPQWFQTDKKYKNENNKQVYYLSMEFLIGRLLESNLLNCGMLEIANEVLEELGFNPTDIYAEEHDAGLGNGGLGRLAACFLDSLASLNYPGHGYGIRYRYGLFEQRIIHGNQVELPDYWLKDPYPWETRNEEEAVVIQFHGDVHMFKRNDGTLEFKYENTDKVMAVPYDIPILGYENGVVNTLRLWSAEAVFQDNEKSFGENNEFYRDLDHQHSIEQISGFLYPDDSSHEGRELRLKQQYFLVSSSIQNIIKYYKKTNRKSLSHLPEKVVVQINDTHPSLAIPEMMRILMDEERFSWDAAWKVTTNVFAYTNHTTLSEALETWPKDMIQNLLPRIYMIINEINERFCKDIWLHHEELQQKVHEMAIIADDRVHMARLAIVGSFSVNGVARIHTEILKKQEMKTFYSLFPERFNNKTNGITHRRWLLQANPELAKLITDVIGPQWVKRPKQLISLLKYSNDRSLLEKFDQVKHENKNTLANYIYHQTGILIDNQSIFDVQIKRLHEYKRQLLNIFHVIYLYNELKENPNQDLTPRTFIFGAKAAPSYHMAKEVIKLINTVASIVNYDKDIQGKLKVIFLENYNVSLAEKIIPAADISEQISTASKEASGTGNMKMMMNGALTLGTLDGANIEINDLVGNQNMFIFGLTSEQVLHYYQNGGYNAQDIYNTDDRIRRILDQLNQGEFGIHDIEFKDIYYNILYHNDPYFVLKDFEPYLEAHELAERAYRDRSTWLNMSVTNIAYSGKFSSDQTIQEYATDIWKIKRG